The Penaeus chinensis breed Huanghai No. 1 chromosome 16, ASM1920278v2, whole genome shotgun sequence sequence TGCAAATGTTAGCCATTAAGTAGACGGAAATCAGTTAATCTCCCATGAAAATCATGTATGCTTAATAAGGTAAAGGATTTGAAAATGAGCATATCACATCAACAGGATTCCTGAAGGATTTACGATCGACAGTCTCCAACCTGAGGACATACCGACCATCGTCTCACAATGGAAAAGCAGAAGGCTTGAGACCCAGGGAGGCTTGGAGTCCCTCGTGGCCAAGCTGCCGTCCGTGGCCATCCGCAGTCATCAGGCAGACGGCAACGACGATCATACCCCAAAGGATACGACCGGAAGCTCTCTCGTCGCGTGGAGCTTCCTTTATCACATTGGTATACTGGCCAACATCTTCACCATGCCCGAGCACCGGCGCCGCGGTCTGGGTAGTGCAGTGGCGCTCACCATGGTCGAGAAGCTCCGCCAGAAGAAGCTGCCGGTGCGCTCGGTCGTTGACGGCTCCAACGGCGTCTCCATCAGCTATCACCAAAAACTGGGTTTCAAGAAGCAGTGCGACGTGAAAATATTCCTCATGTTGCCTGTTGGAAAAACGATGGAGGATTATAGGAATGCATAACTGTACAGTAAGTAATAGTTCAGATGATCAGTGTGAGATTCTTTAAAAAATTACGTATCAAATAGTACAGCGAACACAGCACCAGGAATGAGGAAAATGAATGAGGTGTATATGTTTCCAAAAACCTGATATGTTTTGATTTGCATTATAAGTGTCCCGATCTCTGATTGCAAGAAGATTCACGATTATTTCTAAATTCTGAATTGATTCAGAATGTTACATTCTGCTTTCCTTGAATCCTGCAGCGACATTGCTTGATGATTTTCAAACACTGTTAGATACAGATTAAAGTGCATAAACGATTTATTGCTATAAAAAGTAACACTTGTAGGTATTTCTAaatataaaggaaagggaggacaattgaaagaaaactttaattttgcaaaaatgtattttttgagTTGTCGACAAGCTGTCATGAGCACTGTCAAAGAATCTTTTCAGAACAGGAACATCTGTTATGACAATGTATGCCATATTAGTTCAACTGTAGGCTGGAAAACCATGCTTCCCTGCCATAAACAGGATTTACATTTGTTTGTGGTATGTTTCAAATATGTAGTATGTACAACGAATAGAATGGGTATATAATAAAACAGGAAATCTAATACCAGTTTAATTCAACTCACTATTAGAAATCAAGGTAATCACCACCAGGAATTACTATTTAATAACAATGTTTACTTCGGATACGCAGTATCAAGTATAAAAAGTAtagaatataacaaaataatatatatatacgtacactcgTTAAATCTCTGCATAATTACATTGTGTTATTTATGTACACTTTGGATAACCATTAAAAATTTACTTAAAAAAGGAACACATTTAGTTAACCTTCCATACTACGTGCAGGAAGGGGCCCCAGTGTGTTCCTCATTCCGTAAAGATAAACTTATCAGTTAAATACAGTTGACACCGCATTTATGGGTGGCGAAAGAAAAACTCTTTCTGCCCAAGTGGTAATACGTCTGAAAAAAGGACATTTTCTGTGCAGTTGGAGGAGAGTGCGGTCTACATTATCCCAATCGATTTTATGGCTTAAAAGAAGATTAGATGGTTATTAAAGGATGGTGGTCAGTCGTATTATACTCTACCATTTGTTCTACTATAATTTATGAATTCAACAAAATTAATGTGCTCGGTGTAACAGCTATACCCCCACCCAGAATATACCCAGGGTTATTTATTTTAGGCAAGGCTGTTATTTGCCCGTGGTATAAGTTAGGTTAGGCCGGTTTATACCCCTGGGAAGTTGCTACCTAGGATTTTTATCAAGATGGAGTGGGGCCGTCAGTGTTAAATAACCTTGCCAAATATAGTTAACGGAGGAGTTAATCTGAGCGTTTTGGACGAGGGAGACGTGCAGGGAATGAAGACCAAATAATAGTTTCTATAATCACGACTCCCAACATCTAATTCCACCAACAGCAAAACGTGTAGAGTGTGACTATTTTCTGGGACACAGAGGACGACGATGAGGATTTCTAAATATGCTGAAGCCATTGCCTCATTGGGACTGGTCTGCTCCTATTAGTACCACTGCTATTTGCattaaggcttttttttttttttttagctagttTCTTATTTAGTTGGCATTTTCCTGATCATGCTACATGGCACTCGACGGACATCTTTTTTTCTATGGACaacacaaatgttctgcaatttaaGTAAGAATTTATCGTGGACGTTAGTtactacttatataaataaataataaaagatatatatgcaaacatttataCTGAATGAGGAAAAAGGATTTTCGAGTGAGTCTCTGACACACCGACCATCGTCTCGGAGTGGAAGTACAAATGGACCGAGACACATGCAGGCCTGGAATCCCTCGTGTCCAAGCTGCCGTGGCCATCTGCAGGTACCAGGTAAACGGCAACGATGATTCCGCCTCACAGGACTCAGCTCCTGTCTCCTGGAGCTTCCTATATCACATAGGATTCCTGGGCAACACCTGCACTGGTGCCGTGGGCTGGGTAGGGCTGTGACGCTCGCCATGGCCGAGAAGCCCTGGCGGAACATTTCGGTGTGCTCGATCGTGGACGGTCCAACGGCGCCTTCATCAGCCACCAATGTCGCCTTCATTGGGAAGCAGTGCGCCGTAAAGATACTCCTCACGTTGCCATCTGGAAAAGCGATTGATGTTTATTCAGAGTAAACTTTTCAAAATAAAGGTGTAATTCTGTTTAGTCTTTCTTGAATTCCGTAATGACAATGGCTGTTGATGAGAAGGCATATGCAGGAACATTTGCTCAGATCCTTCCTATTTCCTATATAAGTGTACAAACTATCGTGCATGTTCTAGGATTATGGTCTGCACAGTTACTGGAATGCAAAGTTGATCATGGTACTAGTGGTTGgcaacagaaggaaagagacggCACAAtaatggggattttttttcctaCCATAAATGTAACACATGGAAAACAGGAGACTGGTACAAAGTGCATTTAAAGACACCAAGATTTGGTTAACATACATATGGATTCGCACAATATTCCCTGGCTAAAGAGCTGGCCAAAATACAGCAGGAAACGATACCTGACAACTCGAATTGTTTGACTTTTATGGTAGGCATTATGCTTAAATTGTGCGGTTGCAAATCTTAACATGAAAAAATTGCCGTGGTGAGTCAGTAAAATCACAGGAAATATTTATTTGAGACTGTCTACTGGGTAATTGATTAAGCTTCAAATTATTGCCATGTTTTATAGCTTACCATAACATTTCAGAtgaacacatatatgaacactagATTTTGCCAAAGTTTTACGATGACCACTTATGAAGGACAATTAGGGAGCCAGGACCAAGATATCATACTACATGCGACACCTATGGGTCTTTAAGATGCATGGTCGAATAGCTCTCAACTCCATTTGCATCCTGAGATATACGGGTTAAATTTTTTTTGTCCGACTTACCTGCTTTCGGGCAATATCCGGAGCACAGTCAGGCGGATCCGGGCGAGACTGGCTCTTCTACATGACCGGCCAGTAGACTTTCAAACTAGTGGTCGGACAATTCCCAATTCTTTTTGGTTTCTGATATGTAGGCGCTACAGGAAAGCACCATACATCATTTATCTTCCATATGTCCCTTTTAAAGGATGATGTTTAGGTTCTGGGAtagttttctttgtgtatatatatatttacatatattcatatatatataatcttttttttttttttttttttttttgggggggggggtgtcaggggtTCGATAAAACcatcaaataaaattaaacaactGGCAAAACTGAAGCTGTCATCTTCACGCAAGTATAAACACATGGCATAAAACAAGCGATGGCGAT is a genomic window containing:
- the LOC125033569 gene encoding uncharacterized protein LOC125033569, with the translated sequence MRTLRQVSGEELEALRDRMTQYLPYSAGIHGFIEMMLKCQLQQILDVKVYIPDTPQPSSLALVTPSCSQPNIQSMTIFWDTEEEEDEDVVRMLKTLSDWDWFAPIYFKFSPTAVYNKLQQFMTDGTLTTGQMWCYKIIHGHLFAMDSPDIPHFKIPEGFTIDSLQPEDIPTIVSQWKSRRLETQGGLESLVAKLPSVAIRSHQADGNDDHTPKDTTGSSLVAWSFLYHIGILANIFTMPEHRRRGLGSAVALTMVEKLRQKKLPVRSVVDGSNGVSISYHQKLGFKKQCDVKIFLMLPVGKTMEDYRNA